A single window of Methylomarinum sp. Ch1-1 DNA harbors:
- a CDS encoding beta/gamma crystallin domain-containing protein, with protein MNRIRFVFRSFKWAFILIFLSGLTSNVYAKDKDCWVDFYESPQYEGEHFRLQGPSELKNLDHVNGKSWDRRISSLIVGPNARVTLFENIDFKLTLREMANYPVLMKSLGVTKQDVLEESELIFDANSKIHTLADFNFHDRVRSLKVKCNK; from the coding sequence ATGAACCGAATTAGATTCGTATTTCGCAGTTTTAAATGGGCATTTATCTTGATCTTTTTATCGGGATTAACTTCAAATGTTTACGCCAAAGATAAGGATTGTTGGGTTGATTTTTATGAGTCACCTCAATACGAAGGGGAACATTTTAGACTTCAAGGCCCTAGCGAGTTGAAAAATCTTGATCACGTGAATGGAAAAAGCTGGGATCGACGCATTTCAAGCCTTATTGTCGGCCCTAACGCAAGAGTCACTCTGTTTGAAAATATTGACTTCAAACTCACGCTAAGGGAGATGGCTAATTATCCGGTCTTGATGAAATCATTAGGTGTTACCAAACAAGATGTGCTTGAAGAATCAGAATTAATTTTTGATGCTAATTCAAAAATTCACACACTCGCTGACTTTAATTTTCATGATAGAGTCAGATCACTAAAGGTCAAATGCAATAAATAA
- a CDS encoding efflux RND transporter periplasmic adaptor subunit, which translates to MNKHSIITALLFLAAGLGAGYWWATLQQIETQPAPPSSTPSAPPLFYRNPMNPSVTSPVPAKDAMGMDYVPVYADDANGATAPSGTVKIDPVTEQNIGVRTAVATRETLSHIVRAVGRVAYDEERLVRLHPKTEGWIETLNIDKTGEWVKKNEDLLSIYSPQLVTSQQEYILALNNLKVLENSPIEDIRRGAEELVKSSLERLKLLDVPEHQLHDLTHSHKIKKSLHIHTPEAGIVMNIGAREGQYVTPATELYMIADLSTVWVYADIYEYELPWIKVGDPVEMRLAGVPGRVFKGRLAFIYPYAEPKTRTIKVRLIFDNSALLLKPDMFAELTIFAGKNVETITIPSESVIRSGARNQVFVVRAPGKFEPRTVTLGLSSNGKAAVLDGVNAGERVVISAQFLIDSESKLREAATKMVEPNESGGSMNMNQEPADHPPSGDVEKPDSEMEDDRSGAHRHD; encoded by the coding sequence ATGAATAAGCATTCGATTATCACCGCCCTCTTGTTTTTGGCCGCCGGTCTCGGCGCAGGGTATTGGTGGGCGACCCTGCAACAGATTGAAACCCAACCAGCTCCGCCGTCGTCAACACCGAGCGCTCCCCCTTTATTCTACCGCAATCCGATGAACCCATCGGTGACCTCGCCGGTGCCGGCCAAGGATGCGATGGGCATGGATTATGTTCCGGTTTATGCCGATGACGCAAACGGTGCGACCGCACCCTCGGGTACTGTCAAAATTGATCCGGTTACCGAACAGAATATCGGCGTGCGCACCGCCGTTGCGACACGGGAAACGTTGTCTCATATTGTCCGTGCGGTCGGTCGAGTCGCTTACGATGAAGAGCGCCTGGTGCGTCTGCATCCGAAAACCGAAGGCTGGATCGAAACGTTGAATATCGACAAAACCGGAGAATGGGTCAAAAAGAACGAAGACTTGCTCAGTATTTATTCGCCGCAACTGGTGACCAGCCAACAGGAATATATTTTGGCGCTGAATAACCTTAAGGTGTTGGAAAACAGTCCGATCGAGGATATTCGGCGTGGCGCCGAGGAATTGGTCAAAAGCTCACTGGAACGCTTGAAACTGCTGGATGTGCCCGAACATCAACTGCATGATTTGACCCACTCCCATAAGATCAAAAAGAGTCTGCATATTCATACGCCCGAGGCCGGCATCGTCATGAATATTGGTGCCCGTGAGGGCCAGTATGTCACTCCGGCCACCGAACTTTATATGATCGCCGACCTGTCTACTGTCTGGGTTTATGCCGATATTTATGAATATGAACTGCCCTGGATCAAGGTTGGCGATCCGGTCGAGATGCGCTTGGCCGGTGTGCCGGGACGGGTGTTTAAAGGCCGTCTGGCTTTTATTTATCCCTATGCCGAACCCAAGACACGGACCATCAAGGTGCGGCTCATATTCGATAACTCGGCGTTATTATTAAAACCGGACATGTTCGCCGAATTGACCATATTTGCCGGCAAAAATGTGGAAACGATCACGATCCCCTCCGAATCCGTCATCCGCTCCGGCGCCCGCAATCAAGTTTTCGTCGTGCGTGCGCCCGGCAAGTTCGAGCCCCGAACGGTGACGCTGGGACTCTCGTCCAACGGTAAAGCGGCCGTATTGGACGGCGTGAATGCTGGCGAACGGGTTGTTATTTCCGCGCAATTTCTGATTGATTCGGAATCCAAACTGCGCGAAGCCGCGACCAAGATGGTCGAACCGAACGAGTCTGGCGGTTCGATGAACATGAACCAGGAACCGGCAGATCACCCTCCAAGCGGCGACGTTGAAAAGCCCGATAGCGAAATGGAGGACGACCGATCAGGAGCTCATCGACATGATTAA
- the rtcA gene encoding RNA 3'-terminal phosphate cyclase, whose product MGFLEIDGSQGEGGGQVLRTALSLSACSGQAVHIRAIRSGRKKPGLMKQHLACVNAAAEICNAEVKGASLGSKDIEFVPGVIKAGDYRFAVGSAGSSTLIFQTVLPLLMLAGKPSHLLLEGGTHNPMAPTFDFIHEAFLPVLSRIGVHCQARLERYGFYPVGGGKWRVAIEAKEPFRRIELTQRGEPLKAEAVCIEAGLPEHVTQREMQRLQDKLDWPAEQIRSLHVKALGAGNAVSLRIYYGHVCEVIDSIGVIGIRAEKVASMAVEQLRCYQWAGAPVGGHLADQLLLPLVLAAGGSFVTGPLSEHVRTNIAVIKQFLDVDIQCEEIVPKRQWRISVNK is encoded by the coding sequence GTGGGATTTCTGGAGATAGACGGTTCTCAGGGCGAAGGCGGCGGGCAGGTGCTGAGGACGGCTTTGTCGCTGTCGGCCTGCAGCGGACAAGCGGTGCATATCCGGGCTATACGCAGCGGTCGGAAAAAGCCGGGATTGATGAAACAGCATTTGGCCTGCGTCAACGCTGCGGCGGAAATCTGTAATGCCGAGGTCAAAGGCGCGTCCCTTGGGTCGAAAGACATCGAATTCGTTCCAGGCGTTATCAAGGCCGGCGACTACCGCTTTGCAGTCGGCAGCGCCGGCAGCAGTACGTTGATCTTTCAGACCGTGTTGCCGCTGTTGATGCTGGCCGGCAAGCCTTCACATCTGCTGTTGGAAGGCGGCACTCATAATCCGATGGCGCCGACTTTCGATTTCATTCACGAGGCTTTTTTGCCGGTTCTGAGTCGTATCGGCGTGCACTGCCAAGCACGGCTCGAGCGTTACGGCTTTTATCCGGTCGGCGGCGGGAAATGGCGCGTGGCGATCGAAGCAAAAGAGCCATTCAGGCGCATCGAATTGACGCAACGCGGCGAGCCGCTTAAAGCTGAAGCGGTTTGCATCGAGGCCGGGTTGCCGGAGCATGTCACGCAACGGGAAATGCAACGATTGCAGGACAAGCTGGACTGGCCTGCCGAGCAAATCAGAAGCCTGCATGTCAAGGCGCTGGGCGCCGGCAACGCGGTTTCGTTGCGGATCTATTATGGGCATGTCTGCGAAGTGATCGATAGCATCGGCGTCATCGGTATCCGAGCGGAAAAAGTGGCGAGCATGGCCGTCGAACAGCTGCGATGCTATCAATGGGCCGGCGCGCCGGTCGGCGGGCATCTGGCCGATCAGTTGTTGTTGCCGCTGGTTCTGGCGGCCGGCGGATCATTCGTTACCGGTCCGCTCAGTGAACATGTCCGCACCAATATCGCGGTCATCAAGCAATTTCTCGATGTCGACATTCAGTGTGAGGAAATCGTGCCGAAAAGACAGTGGCGGATTTCGGTGAACAAATGA
- a CDS encoding nitroreductase family protein, whose product MNIVGWIAMAFITQSIDFAEVIHLPQAHTTGGISLAESIAKRRSVRAFDSRPLSIEQIGQLLWAAQGITEERRGLRVAPSAGALYPLELYLVVSAGVYHYIPQRHELERVIEGDRHSNSHVISLSIFAGFRAWGVSVEERRSPST is encoded by the coding sequence ATGAATATAGTGGGATGGATTGCGATGGCATTCATTACTCAGTCTATCGATTTTGCTGAAGTCATTCATTTGCCTCAAGCGCATACGACAGGCGGGATATCCTTGGCGGAGAGCATTGCCAAACGCCGCTCTGTCAGAGCATTCGATAGCAGACCCTTGTCGATCGAACAGATCGGTCAGCTGCTATGGGCGGCGCAAGGCATCACGGAGGAACGCCGAGGGTTGCGCGTCGCCCCGTCGGCGGGAGCGTTGTATCCCTTGGAACTCTATCTGGTCGTGTCGGCAGGGGTTTATCACTACATCCCTCAACGGCATGAGCTGGAACGCGTGATAGAAGGGGATAGGCACAGCAATTCCCATGTCATCAGTTTGAGTATTTTTGCAGGGTTTAGGGCATGGGGTGTGTCTGTCGAGGAGCGCCGTTCACCCAGCACCTAA
- a CDS encoding IS701 family transposase, whose translation MAKKRKRGQIYFLEKIRPINKSVPFSSAVIVPFTSSMSSNLWRALETLFGIEIKQKRFYTFMASSTLPWERLWTTLWGLIPSPTTDGRLLIGLDDFINLKVGQHIFGCASIFDHAAKANQSRYPWAQNVVSIGLLKQVKGRWACLFLGFRFYLPRHMIAEQKETAKIKGQVAPFQSKLTQAAELLIAVAGHFASTPMLAVTDSWFGNQGLWKPVRQTVGERFHLLSRLRSNQVLYALPDARSADAKTRGRPRKYGQRLGTVTDRAHALRQQTAAYQVNLYGKVREVLAVEKTVMLKTLKCPIKVVWVFRKTQWVALFTTDLDLSVTQVMKPKRVRNPKGSDTLKPKRVRHLCTWLLRLK comes from the coding sequence ATGGCGAAAAAGCGAAAAAGGGGACAGATTTATTTTTTGGAGAAAATCAGGCCGATAAATAAATCTGTCCCCTTTTCCTCCGCCGTGATTGTTCCGTTTACCTCATCGATGTCGTCTAATTTATGGCGGGCCTTGGAGACTTTGTTCGGGATCGAGATTAAGCAAAAGCGGTTCTATACCTTCATGGCTTCGTCGACACTGCCCTGGGAAAGGCTTTGGACGACGCTGTGGGGATTGATTCCGTCCCCCACGACCGATGGCCGCTTATTGATTGGCTTGGACGATTTTATCAACCTCAAAGTGGGTCAACACATTTTCGGCTGCGCGTCGATTTTCGATCATGCCGCCAAAGCGAATCAAAGCCGTTACCCCTGGGCGCAAAATGTGGTGTCGATCGGCTTACTGAAGCAGGTCAAAGGTCGTTGGGCCTGTTTGTTTTTGGGCTTTCGTTTTTACTTACCCCGTCACATGATCGCCGAACAAAAGGAAACCGCCAAAATCAAAGGCCAAGTCGCGCCGTTTCAAAGCAAACTCACGCAAGCGGCGGAATTGCTAATCGCCGTCGCCGGTCACTTTGCTTCGACACCAATGCTGGCGGTCACCGACAGCTGGTTTGGGAATCAGGGGTTATGGAAGCCGGTGCGCCAAACGGTAGGCGAACGTTTTCACCTGTTATCCCGATTGCGCAGCAACCAGGTGCTCTATGCGCTCCCCGACGCCCGGTCCGCCGATGCCAAGACACGCGGACGCCCCCGTAAATACGGCCAGCGTCTGGGGACCGTGACCGACCGAGCGCACGCGCTCCGGCAGCAAACTGCTGCCTATCAGGTTAACCTGTATGGCAAAGTACGCGAAGTACTGGCGGTTGAGAAAACCGTCATGCTGAAGACCTTAAAATGCCCCATCAAGGTCGTGTGGGTGTTTCGTAAAACCCAGTGGGTCGCCTTGTTTACGACCGATCTCGACTTGTCGGTCACCCAGGTCATGAAACCCAAAAGGGTCAGAAACCCAAAAGGGTCAGACACCTTGAAACCCAAAAGGGTCAGACACCTTTGCACCTGGTTGCTGAGATTGAAATAG
- a CDS encoding nitroreductase family protein, which produces MEFRCRVNPSLGGLTAASLLPTSTPNTPHALFERQSGNCWDRRLALQQAALGQEAITSAPAVFVVAAAYQRTAVKYGSRAARYVQIESGHACQNLLLQAAALNLAGVPIGAFNDGHVVDVIKLPNNERPLYLVPVGYPSE; this is translated from the coding sequence ATGGAATTTAGGTGCAGGGTAAACCCATCCCTTGGGGGCTTGACGGCAGCATCCTTGCTGCCGACATCCACGCCAAACACACCCCATGCCCTTTTTGAACGCCAAAGTGGGAATTGCTGGGATAGGCGTCTCGCGTTGCAACAAGCGGCGTTGGGCCAGGAAGCGATAACGTCGGCTCCAGCCGTTTTTGTGGTGGCGGCAGCCTATCAAAGGACCGCGGTAAAATACGGCAGTCGGGCCGCTCGTTATGTCCAGATCGAAAGCGGACATGCTTGCCAGAATTTATTGTTGCAGGCGGCAGCGCTTAACTTGGCCGGCGTGCCTATAGGGGCATTCAATGATGGCCATGTGGTTGACGTCATTAAATTGCCGAACAATGAGAGGCCGCTGTATCTGGTTCCAGTCGGTTATCCGTCGGAATAA
- a CDS encoding PBPRA1643 family SWIM/SEC-C metal-binding motif protein, translating into MAKLGTEKRPIIVRVHSEEKARYVAETCAEHGWHYIIGFELDKPEDISDFEKMLNPPSPLVSEKVGRNEPCPCGSGKKYKKCCGGSGALLA; encoded by the coding sequence ATGGCAAAACTAGGAACAGAGAAACGACCAATAATCGTTCGTGTACATTCTGAAGAAAAAGCAAGATATGTTGCTGAAACATGTGCGGAACATGGGTGGCACTATATCATTGGGTTTGAATTAGATAAACCTGAAGACATATCGGATTTTGAGAAAATGTTGAATCCTCCTTCGCCTTTAGTATCCGAAAAGGTTGGAAGAAATGAGCCTTGTCCCTGCGGTAGTGGGAAGAAATATAAGAAATGCTGTGGTGGTTCCGGTGCGTTGTTGGCCTGA
- a CDS encoding TolC family protein: MLLMVAISSSRASEQPVVTLESAITIALQNNPDLAQMQARAQALMAIPSQVGSLPDPVVSFNTLNLPVDTFDTRQENMTQIQLGISQTIPFPGKLALREQAASFEAAAALQSVTEARWWLQKKVRNTWWQIFYLDHALQIVDSNLTLLRQFIQIARTKYEVGEGLQQDVLLAQLELSKLLDQQLKLNGLRRNTVAQLNTLLDRPSNLPVALPNRLAEKLPKLIAETVLYQMAEEFRALLAAKRETINAAQSRLDLAKKDYFPDLNVGAAYGIRDRMLDGAERADFLSMKLSMTVPIFIASKQAKAVDQRTSELMRQKYALRDEWNHVRGQISQGVSDYQRAKDQVILFKTGIIPQARQTVASMLAGYQVNKLDFLNLVQSQITLFNYEMQYWNAFAEANQSLAQLTAAVGKEEIYE, encoded by the coding sequence ATGCTGCTGATGGTCGCCATCAGCAGCAGCCGCGCCTCGGAACAGCCCGTTGTGACGCTCGAATCGGCCATTACAATCGCCTTGCAAAACAATCCCGATCTGGCGCAGATGCAGGCCAGGGCTCAAGCGCTGATGGCCATCCCTTCACAGGTCGGCAGCTTGCCGGATCCCGTCGTCAGTTTCAATACCTTGAATCTTCCGGTCGATACCTTCGATACCCGTCAAGAAAATATGACCCAAATCCAACTAGGAATATCCCAGACTATTCCGTTTCCGGGTAAACTCGCGCTGCGCGAACAGGCCGCCTCATTCGAAGCCGCCGCTGCCTTACAATCTGTGACCGAGGCCAGATGGTGGCTACAGAAAAAAGTCAGAAATACCTGGTGGCAGATTTTCTATCTGGACCATGCCTTGCAAATCGTCGACAGCAACCTAACCCTGTTGAGGCAGTTTATCCAAATCGCCCGCACCAAATACGAGGTTGGCGAAGGCTTGCAACAGGATGTTCTGTTGGCGCAATTGGAATTGTCAAAACTCCTGGACCAGCAGCTTAAATTGAACGGACTGCGGCGTAATACCGTGGCGCAACTCAACACCCTATTGGATAGACCGTCGAATTTACCCGTCGCGTTGCCGAATAGATTGGCGGAAAAATTGCCTAAGCTGATTGCGGAAACCGTTCTTTACCAGATGGCTGAAGAGTTCAGGGCGCTGCTGGCCGCCAAACGAGAAACCATTAACGCCGCCCAATCACGACTGGATCTGGCCAAAAAAGACTATTTCCCCGATTTGAATGTCGGAGCGGCCTACGGCATCCGGGACCGTATGCTTGACGGCGCCGAACGCGCGGATTTCCTCAGCATGAAATTGAGCATGACCGTGCCGATCTTCATCGCCAGCAAACAGGCCAAAGCGGTGGATCAAAGGACCAGCGAGTTGATGCGGCAAAAATATGCGCTGCGGGACGAATGGAATCACGTGCGCGGGCAAATCTCGCAAGGCGTAAGCGATTATCAACGCGCGAAAGATCAAGTGATTTTGTTTAAGACCGGCATCATTCCTCAGGCGCGACAGACCGTTGCTTCCATGCTGGCCGGCTACCAGGTTAACAAATTGGATTTTCTCAATCTGGTGCAAAGCCAGATCACCTTATTCAATTATGAAATGCAATACTGGAATGCCTTTGCTGAGGCCAATCAGTCTTTAGCGCAGTTGACGGCCGCGGTCGGTAAGGAAGAAATTTATGAATAA
- a CDS encoding ParB/RepB/Spo0J family partition protein: MLATKRYEYLPIDQIEFHHSLTNHRNLDQAKVAHLEKDIVTNGLLEPLVVWERNGKEYYLVGGFHRMEAIQGIRGSNPGYFDRVDVRIVTGDTDEIKALNLKLNSDRVDTRITDYFQTILYLNNANWPKDRIAEFFDKSVSWIDDIIRYAPLTTEAMREKLASGELSWTRAKEILRKSLKAPAGNEKEIIENELSRPAKVVAKPLPMQTTIKRLSKSLESEPKRTLQVDTHDLYSLLVTLRGKNVDQAHIDRVRKVFPMLWDEDGL; this comes from the coding sequence ATGCTGGCCACCAAACGCTACGAATATTTGCCCATCGATCAAATCGAGTTTCACCATTCGCTGACCAATCACCGCAACCTGGACCAGGCCAAGGTCGCGCATCTCGAAAAAGACATCGTCACCAACGGCCTGTTGGAACCGCTGGTGGTATGGGAACGCAACGGCAAAGAATACTATCTGGTCGGCGGCTTCCACCGCATGGAGGCGATTCAGGGCATCCGTGGCTCCAACCCCGGCTATTTCGACCGGGTCGACGTCAGGATCGTGACCGGCGATACCGACGAGATCAAGGCGCTTAATCTCAAACTGAATTCCGACCGCGTCGACACCCGGATCACCGATTACTTCCAAACCATCCTCTATCTGAACAACGCCAATTGGCCCAAGGACCGCATTGCCGAGTTCTTCGACAAAAGCGTCAGCTGGATCGACGACATCATTCGCTACGCCCCGCTGACCACGGAAGCGATGCGCGAAAAGCTGGCCAGCGGTGAGCTTTCCTGGACACGGGCGAAGGAAATACTGCGCAAAAGCCTCAAGGCTCCGGCCGGTAACGAAAAAGAGATCATCGAGAACGAACTGTCGCGACCTGCTAAAGTCGTCGCTAAACCGCTGCCGATGCAAACGACCATCAAGCGGCTATCGAAATCGCTGGAATCGGAACCGAAACGCACCTTACAGGTCGACACCCACGACCTCTATTCGTTGCTGGTGACGTTACGGGGAAAAAATGTCGATCAGGCGCATATAGACCGGGTGCGCAAGGTTTTTCCGATGTTGTGGGACGAGGACGGCTTGTAG
- a CDS encoding bifunctional SulP family inorganic anion transporter/carbonic anhydrase, whose amino-acid sequence MNSPTRPNLSPLANLHKDLPAGLAVFLVALPLCLGIALASGAPLISGVIAGIVGGIVVGFISNSSLGVSGPAAGLTVLVLTGIEQMGLSAFLLAVIFAGLVQIMLSFLRAGIIAYYFPSAVISGMLFGIGVIIILKQIPHALGYDKDYEGDIGFAQSDGFNTLSELSHILDMISPTAIAISLGALAILLLWETDWIKQTRLGKLVPSSLVAVVSGAVANQILLVEAPHLALASNHLVTIPVTESRLDLFSQLTFPDFSQFANPSIYSAGFIIAIVASLETLLSTEATDKLDPHKRPTNTNRELLAQGIGNATSGLLGGMPITQVIVRSSANVQANGQTKTSTIFHGILLLVSILAIPTLLNTIPLATLAAILLVVGFKLAHPKTVKKMYTTGIFHFIPFIATAAGLVFTDLLTGIAIGNGIAVFSILMENYRMGMYFQRTQKGNTSILHLAEHVSFLNKANLLQVLHRQPSNTELIINAMGAKFIDYDVREIINNFKIEAKDRNIDFKFIEMPTTFPVRSKTIQETMTPAEALEILKAGNKRFVNNLHSHHDLLAQVNVTSSGQYPFAIVLSCIDSRTSAELIFDQGLGDIFSVRVAGNVINEDILGCMEYACSVTGSKLIIVLGHTHCGAVRGACSGIELENLTGLLGKIKPAVNYVHHHHAELTDESFIDKVARQNVQLSMQQILDKSQTLKSLLQQNKIDIVGGMYDIESGEVEFCSTETNFNGEQVDRIIAEA is encoded by the coding sequence ATGAACAGCCCAACTCGACCCAATCTCAGCCCCTTGGCCAATCTGCACAAAGACCTGCCTGCCGGCCTGGCCGTTTTTCTGGTCGCCTTGCCGCTTTGTCTGGGCATCGCCCTCGCTTCAGGCGCCCCATTGATCTCCGGCGTCATCGCGGGCATCGTCGGCGGCATCGTGGTCGGCTTTATCAGCAACTCATCATTAGGCGTCAGCGGTCCGGCAGCGGGCTTGACGGTCTTGGTGTTAACCGGCATCGAACAAATGGGACTTTCCGCCTTTTTGCTCGCCGTCATTTTTGCCGGCTTAGTGCAAATCATGCTGAGCTTCTTGCGCGCCGGCATCATCGCCTACTACTTTCCCTCCGCCGTGATCAGCGGCATGCTGTTTGGCATCGGCGTCATCATCATCCTGAAACAAATTCCGCACGCCTTGGGCTACGACAAAGACTATGAAGGCGACATCGGTTTTGCCCAGAGTGACGGCTTCAACACGCTCAGCGAACTAAGCCATATTCTTGACATGATTTCGCCCACCGCCATCGCCATCTCGCTGGGCGCACTGGCCATATTGCTATTATGGGAAACGGATTGGATCAAACAAACGCGGCTGGGCAAACTAGTGCCGAGCTCTCTGGTCGCCGTGGTCAGCGGCGCCGTCGCCAATCAGATTCTCCTGGTTGAGGCGCCCCATCTGGCATTGGCAAGCAACCATTTGGTCACGATCCCGGTCACTGAAAGCCGCCTCGATCTTTTTTCTCAGCTGACATTTCCGGATTTTTCGCAATTTGCCAATCCATCCATCTATTCCGCCGGCTTCATCATAGCGATCGTCGCCAGTCTGGAAACCCTGCTCAGCACCGAAGCCACCGATAAGCTCGACCCTCACAAGCGTCCGACCAATACCAACCGGGAACTGTTAGCGCAAGGCATCGGTAACGCAACCTCCGGTCTGTTGGGCGGCATGCCGATCACCCAAGTGATCGTGCGCAGCTCCGCCAATGTCCAAGCCAACGGCCAAACCAAAACTTCCACCATCTTTCACGGTATTTTATTGTTGGTCTCAATATTGGCGATTCCAACACTGCTTAACACGATCCCCCTGGCAACCCTGGCCGCCATTCTACTGGTCGTCGGTTTCAAACTCGCCCACCCGAAAACCGTGAAAAAGATGTACACGACCGGCATCTTTCATTTTATTCCGTTTATCGCCACGGCCGCCGGACTGGTATTTACCGACTTGCTGACCGGTATCGCCATCGGTAACGGCATCGCGGTCTTCTCCATTTTGATGGAGAACTATCGCATGGGTATGTATTTCCAACGCACGCAAAAAGGCAATACCAGCATTCTGCACCTGGCCGAGCATGTCTCTTTCTTGAACAAGGCCAACTTGCTGCAGGTATTGCACCGGCAACCCTCTAACACAGAACTGATCATTAATGCGATGGGGGCCAAATTTATCGATTACGATGTGCGCGAAATCATCAATAATTTTAAAATCGAAGCAAAAGACCGAAATATCGATTTCAAATTCATCGAAATGCCGACCACCTTCCCGGTTCGTTCCAAAACCATTCAGGAAACGATGACGCCGGCCGAAGCCCTGGAAATCTTGAAAGCAGGCAACAAACGTTTCGTCAACAACCTGCACTCTCATCATGATTTGTTGGCTCAGGTCAACGTCACCAGCTCAGGCCAGTATCCGTTTGCGATCGTGCTGTCCTGTATCGACTCGCGAACGTCGGCGGAATTGATTTTCGATCAGGGCTTGGGCGACATTTTCAGCGTGCGCGTCGCCGGCAACGTCATCAATGAGGATATCCTCGGCTGCATGGAATACGCCTGCAGCGTCACCGGCTCCAAACTCATCATCGTACTAGGACATACCCACTGCGGCGCCGTTCGCGGGGCCTGCTCCGGCATCGAATTGGAAAATCTGACCGGTCTATTAGGGAAGATCAAGCCGGCCGTCAATTATGTCCACCACCATCATGCCGAGCTGACGGATGAATCCTTTATCGACAAGGTGGCCAGGCAAAATGTACAACTGTCCATGCAACAAATCCTCGATAAAAGCCAGACCCTGAAATCTCTGTTACAGCAAAACAAAATCGACATCGTCGGCGGCATGTACGATATAGAAAGCGGTGAAGTTGAGTTCTGTTCGACGGAAACCAATTTCAATGGCGAACAAGTCGACCGTATCATCGCGGAAGCTTGA